A window from Alkalicoccobacillus plakortidis encodes these proteins:
- a CDS encoding ABC transporter permease, whose translation MKNIKKNKLIYLMIAPGIIYFLIYKYFPMYGLIIAFQDYKPYLGISGSEWVGFQHFQRLFQDPDFWMIFKNTIVLFILQLVIAFPIPIILALMLNEVRSNLYKRSVQTLIYIPHFMSWVVIVSISYVMLTLDGGIINSILRVMGFGQINFLLSEEWFRPMYILQIIWRESGWGTIIFLAAIAGVDPQLYEAAKIDGASRLRQIWHITLPSIRSVIIILLILKIGDVLELGFEHVYLLLNSSNRAVAEIFDTYVFTAGLQQGQFSYSTAVGFFKGIVGLILVVGANKLAKKYGEEGVY comes from the coding sequence ATGAAGAATATAAAGAAAAACAAACTCATTTATTTAATGATTGCACCGGGTATCATTTATTTTCTGATCTATAAGTACTTTCCAATGTATGGACTTATCATTGCATTTCAGGATTATAAACCATACCTCGGTATCTCAGGAAGTGAGTGGGTCGGGTTTCAACATTTTCAACGATTATTCCAGGATCCTGATTTCTGGATGATTTTTAAGAATACCATTGTCTTATTTATTCTTCAGTTAGTCATAGCGTTCCCAATACCGATCATACTAGCTTTGATGTTAAATGAAGTGCGGAGTAACTTGTATAAGAGAAGTGTTCAAACACTTATCTACATTCCTCACTTTATGTCATGGGTAGTTATTGTATCCATTAGTTATGTGATGCTGACGTTGGATGGCGGGATCATTAACAGCATCCTGCGAGTGATGGGTTTTGGTCAAATCAACTTCCTATTAAGTGAAGAATGGTTCAGGCCTATGTACATTCTGCAGATCATTTGGCGGGAGTCAGGTTGGGGAACCATTATATTCTTAGCTGCAATAGCAGGAGTGGATCCACAGCTATATGAGGCAGCTAAAATTGATGGAGCGAGTCGATTAAGACAGATTTGGCATATTACACTGCCCTCTATTAGAAGCGTCATCATCATTTTACTCATATTAAAAATTGGTGATGTATTAGAGTTAGGGTTTGAGCACGTCTATCTATTATTAAATTCATCAAACCGTGCAGTGGCAGAGATTTTTGATACGTATGTTTTTACAGCGGGTCTACAGCAGGGGCAATTCAGTTATAGTACTGCAGTTGGTTTCTTTAAAGGAATAGTCGGCCTTATTCTTGTAGTTGGAGCCAATAAATTGGCTAAAAAGTACGGTGAAGAGGGCGTTTATTAG
- a CDS encoding extracellular solute-binding protein, producing the protein MIIVKKVNKAAVLTSVCVGILGLTACNQNESASSEGGSDSDPITIMATLHTPEVPDKKIQNMIEEETGVTLDIQWVPDNNYDERLNAAFATGTLPQVISIKNADMFKGAVRDDQFWEIGPYLDEFENLQKLKPEIMENVKIDDKIYSLYQGRPLSRSGMIYRKDWAENLGLEAPTTTEEVFEMVRAFTEDDPDGNGQDDTIGLTDRSDLEYGAFKAVSSWFGTPNHWGEKDGVITPEFMFDEYVDTLNFFRDIHENGYMNKDFPVTSKTDQQDMFKTGKAGMYIGSMGDVESIYNDASKLNPDLEYDVHNYVEGPHGEYGIWSIPGYGSMLMFPKSSVETEDDLKRILSFYDQLMETDNTNLLVWGVEGEHYNVEDGMAQSIAENQQAIDREVKPYLSLEIGEADSSGRYEGFSDYEPKTKATELEKDNENYLIQDLSIGLHSDAYIQNGERLQEIINDATYQYILGQMDEEGFEKAVDNWVNQGGQDIMDEYTESHNEING; encoded by the coding sequence ATGATTATTGTGAAGAAAGTAAATAAAGCAGCTGTGTTAACAAGTGTTTGCGTAGGTATTCTGGGACTCACAGCCTGTAATCAAAATGAAAGCGCTTCATCGGAAGGAGGGAGTGATTCAGACCCTATCACTATAATGGCAACACTTCATACTCCTGAAGTTCCCGATAAAAAGATTCAAAATATGATTGAAGAGGAGACGGGAGTTACTCTTGATATTCAATGGGTTCCTGATAATAACTATGATGAACGGTTAAACGCAGCGTTTGCTACGGGAACACTTCCGCAGGTTATTTCCATTAAAAATGCTGACATGTTTAAAGGTGCTGTACGAGATGATCAATTTTGGGAGATTGGACCTTATTTAGATGAATTCGAAAATTTACAAAAGCTTAAGCCTGAAATTATGGAGAATGTAAAGATTGACGATAAAATCTACTCCCTGTATCAAGGTAGACCATTATCTAGGTCAGGCATGATCTATCGCAAAGATTGGGCAGAAAATTTAGGTTTAGAAGCTCCTACTACAACCGAAGAAGTGTTTGAAATGGTTCGTGCATTTACAGAAGACGATCCAGATGGAAATGGCCAAGATGACACAATAGGTTTAACCGATAGAAGTGATTTGGAGTATGGAGCCTTTAAAGCTGTTTCTTCATGGTTCGGAACACCTAACCATTGGGGAGAAAAAGATGGAGTGATCACTCCAGAGTTTATGTTTGACGAGTACGTTGATACATTAAACTTTTTTAGAGACATTCATGAGAACGGTTATATGAATAAGGACTTTCCTGTTACAAGCAAAACTGATCAACAGGATATGTTTAAAACAGGAAAAGCAGGAATGTACATTGGCTCAATGGGCGATGTGGAATCTATTTACAATGATGCGTCAAAATTAAATCCTGATTTGGAATATGACGTTCATAATTACGTGGAAGGTCCTCACGGAGAATATGGAATATGGTCGATTCCGGGTTATGGCAGCATGTTGATGTTCCCTAAGTCATCAGTTGAAACAGAGGATGACCTAAAACGAATCTTATCCTTTTATGACCAACTGATGGAAACAGATAATACCAACTTACTTGTATGGGGAGTGGAAGGCGAGCATTACAACGTTGAAGACGGTATGGCTCAATCAATCGCAGAGAATCAACAAGCAATTGATCGAGAAGTCAAACCATATTTGTCACTTGAAATAGGTGAAGCGGACAGCAGTGGTCGTTATGAAGGTTTCTCGGATTACGAACCGAAAACAAAGGCCACAGAGTTAGAAAAAGACAATGAAAACTACCTTATTCAAGATCTATCTATTGGTTTGCACTCAGATGCGTATATTCAAAATGGAGAGCGTTTACAAGAGATCATTAATGACGCAACTTATCAGTATATCCTTGGACAAATGGATGAAGAAGGATTTGAGAAAGCTGTCGACAATTGGGTCAACCAAGGTGGTCAGGACATCATGGATGAGTATACAGAGTCTCATAACGAAATAAACGGATAA
- a CDS encoding extracellular solute-binding protein yields MSKTKRMVVGTSCFIGVLGLLGCNQNESASSDGAKESQPVSIMAVLHTPEVPDKKIHEMIEEKTDTELEIQWVPQNNYEERLNAAFATGTLPQVLYISNPEMFYEAIRDDQFWEIGPYLDEFENLQNLKPEIMDNMRFDDKIYSLYQGRPLSRSGIIYRKDWADELGLSAPTTTDEVFEMLRAFTEDDPDGNGRDDTIGLTDRNELQYGAFKAVASWFGAPNQWGEKDGTITPEFMFDEYMDTLHFFREVHENGYMNRDFPVTSKTDQQDMFKTGEAGMYIGSMGDVETLYNDASALNPDLEYDVHNYVEGPHGEYGIWSIPGYSRMLLFPKSSIETEEDLKHILQFFDQLMEPELANLITWGVEGEHYTVEDGMARPIAENQQANDREVKPYLSIEIGEAETSGRYEGLSEYEPKIKAAELEKDNENYLIQDMSIGLNSDTYVRDGERLQEIMNDATYQFILGQLDEEGFERAVDNWKNQGGQIIMDEYTESYNELN; encoded by the coding sequence ATGAGTAAAACTAAGAGAATGGTCGTTGGTACAAGTTGTTTTATTGGGGTTCTAGGACTGTTAGGTTGTAACCAAAATGAAAGCGCTTCCTCGGATGGCGCGAAAGAATCTCAACCTGTTTCTATTATGGCGGTGCTCCACACACCAGAAGTACCAGACAAAAAAATTCATGAAATGATTGAAGAGAAAACAGATACTGAGCTTGAGATTCAATGGGTACCTCAGAATAACTATGAAGAACGACTCAATGCTGCATTTGCTACAGGTACTTTGCCACAAGTTTTGTATATTTCAAATCCAGAGATGTTTTACGAAGCCATTAGAGATGATCAATTCTGGGAAATTGGTCCTTATTTAGATGAGTTCGAGAACCTACAGAATCTCAAACCAGAGATTATGGACAATATGAGGTTTGACGATAAAATTTATTCCCTTTACCAGGGAAGACCACTGTCTCGATCAGGTATCATTTATCGCAAAGACTGGGCAGATGAATTGGGCTTGTCTGCTCCAACTACCACCGATGAGGTCTTTGAGATGCTACGTGCATTTACGGAAGATGACCCCGATGGAAATGGCAGGGACGACACAATAGGCTTAACCGATCGAAATGAACTACAGTATGGGGCATTTAAAGCTGTAGCCTCTTGGTTTGGAGCACCAAATCAATGGGGAGAGAAGGATGGAACGATCACCCCAGAATTTATGTTTGATGAGTATATGGATACCTTACACTTTTTTAGAGAAGTCCATGAAAATGGATACATGAATAGAGACTTTCCAGTAACGAGTAAAACCGATCAACAGGATATGTTTAAAACAGGAGAAGCAGGAATGTATATAGGATCAATGGGAGATGTTGAGACACTATACAATGACGCTTCAGCTCTAAATCCTGATTTAGAATACGATGTTCATAACTACGTAGAGGGCCCTCATGGTGAATATGGTATTTGGTCTATACCAGGGTATAGCAGAATGTTATTATTCCCTAAATCTTCTATAGAAACAGAAGAAGATTTAAAGCATATTCTTCAATTTTTTGATCAACTTATGGAACCAGAACTTGCAAACCTAATCACTTGGGGCGTAGAAGGTGAGCATTATACAGTCGAAGATGGCATGGCTCGACCGATAGCGGAGAATCAACAAGCTAATGATCGAGAAGTGAAGCCTTACTTATCAATAGAAATTGGCGAAGCAGAAACAAGTGGACGATATGAAGGTCTTTCGGAATATGAACCAAAAATTAAGGCAGCAGAACTTGAAAAAGACAATGAGAACTATCTTATTCAAGACATGTCGATTGGCTTGAACTCTGACACGTATGTTCGAGATGGTGAGAGATTGCAAGAAATAATGAATGACGCTACGTATCAATTTATTTTAGGTCAGTTAGATGAAGAAGGCTTTGAGAGAGCTGTGGACAATTGGAAAAATCAAGGCGGTCAAATAATAATGGATGAGTATACAGAGTCCTACAATGAATTAAATTGA
- a CDS encoding AraC family transcriptional regulator codes for MKYSFKARLLLYGALISIIPVIIVGIFSYQQSVKQVEEKVSNENVEFIQQMRSNIEQTLSIVSHSIDVLIDSPTINEAVRRPLLAEDFKLLNNIKGDFIRLQSLGTKVEEVIMVNTDQNWIVKNDGLERLDQHQDQLEYQSLMDIENDMGWVLLNNAEFSSSIINRDCPYTISLVKKLPEKTIDKTSMVLANVPMCTLQDMIADESGAGAKFVLDKEGKILIDQDTENIGKTLTEIGYEENLPTNLDEGQYHTNLNGEEHVLTYARSSNNWTYIYSASISELTKESNSIGWFTFSIVSGIILFCLVAVWMISRNLYRPINNLLKLARQAQPVPFTQNKDDVVEIERHLNELFTSKKGLEKDINKHLKQSLLFFLIRFYEGKTLDKHEILEKVKIYKLDEKIESWDIMTMIVLRYDRYNSADDEETAAQHEEWHTFAIKNIVEEVIHEHHRLPTVWNDHSLLILVGMDGQKENIDQHVYEWTELIHSYIEKYLKLPISIGVSAPFSELIDTPSALQEGKEALAHRLKFENNSIIFYENIKSGSRKKIIEYQYPKKIEGELLLALREGNDKSANSLFDQWISNIFNKAEYLGEYQVSFNQLLTKLLRLRQESGLYQYMLDNRTESDLYKELLKLHRKEDVEKWFKKQLLTPLLDRFHTIHESQYQQLADRMIMFVQEQYDKQLTLESCASYLHYNANYLSTVFKQSTGKTFSEYVTYYRFEMAKHFLSETTKPVKEIAEKLQYNNSQNFIRSFKKQEDMTPGQYRAANRKDHTIGDN; via the coding sequence TTGAAGTATAGCTTTAAAGCAAGATTACTTTTATATGGAGCACTTATCAGTATTATTCCAGTCATTATTGTTGGTATTTTTTCTTATCAACAGTCTGTTAAGCAAGTTGAGGAGAAAGTGAGTAATGAAAATGTAGAATTCATTCAACAAATGCGCTCAAATATAGAGCAGACTCTTTCAATTGTAAGCCATTCGATAGACGTATTAATTGATTCTCCAACGATTAACGAAGCGGTTAGGCGTCCTTTATTAGCTGAAGATTTCAAATTATTAAACAATATAAAGGGAGATTTTATTAGGCTTCAGTCACTTGGAACAAAGGTTGAAGAGGTCATAATGGTTAATACCGATCAGAACTGGATTGTTAAAAATGATGGATTAGAAAGACTTGATCAGCATCAAGATCAACTAGAATATCAATCTTTAATGGATATAGAGAATGATATGGGTTGGGTGTTGCTTAATAATGCAGAGTTCAGCAGTAGCATCATTAATAGAGACTGTCCTTATACCATTAGTTTAGTGAAAAAGCTCCCTGAAAAAACAATCGACAAAACCAGTATGGTGCTTGCCAATGTGCCGATGTGTACATTACAGGACATGATTGCTGACGAAAGTGGAGCAGGAGCTAAGTTCGTTCTCGACAAAGAAGGAAAAATTCTCATTGATCAGGATACTGAGAACATTGGGAAGACCTTAACGGAAATCGGATATGAAGAAAATCTTCCTACTAATTTAGACGAAGGTCAATATCATACGAATTTAAATGGAGAAGAACATGTACTTACATACGCTAGATCGTCTAACAACTGGACCTATATTTATAGTGCATCAATAAGTGAATTAACAAAAGAATCCAACTCAATTGGGTGGTTTACGTTTTCAATCGTCTCAGGTATTATTCTATTTTGTTTAGTGGCTGTCTGGATGATTAGTCGTAATCTTTATCGGCCAATTAATAACCTTCTCAAACTCGCAAGACAAGCACAGCCAGTACCTTTCACACAGAATAAAGATGATGTAGTGGAAATTGAACGTCACCTTAATGAACTATTCACATCAAAAAAAGGTCTTGAGAAAGATATTAATAAACACTTAAAGCAATCCTTATTATTTTTTCTTATTCGCTTTTATGAAGGAAAAACATTGGACAAACATGAGATCTTAGAAAAGGTTAAAATTTATAAATTAGATGAGAAGATCGAATCATGGGACATTATGACAATGATTGTTCTGCGATATGACCGTTATAATAGTGCCGATGATGAAGAAACAGCGGCGCAACATGAAGAATGGCATACATTTGCTATTAAAAATATCGTAGAGGAGGTCATCCATGAGCATCATAGACTTCCAACTGTTTGGAATGATCATTCGTTATTAATATTAGTTGGCATGGATGGTCAGAAGGAGAATATCGATCAGCATGTGTATGAGTGGACTGAACTTATCCATTCTTATATTGAAAAGTATCTTAAATTACCTATAAGTATAGGCGTAAGTGCTCCATTTTCTGAACTTATTGACACTCCATCTGCGCTCCAAGAAGGAAAAGAAGCCTTGGCACATCGTTTAAAATTCGAGAATAATAGTATTATATTCTATGAAAATATAAAATCAGGTTCACGTAAAAAGATCATTGAATATCAATATCCGAAGAAAATTGAAGGTGAGCTATTACTTGCTTTGCGTGAGGGAAATGACAAGAGTGCAAATTCCTTATTTGATCAGTGGATTAGTAATATCTTTAATAAAGCAGAGTATCTAGGTGAGTATCAGGTTTCATTTAACCAGTTACTCACTAAACTACTCCGATTGAGACAAGAAAGTGGTTTGTATCAGTACATGTTGGACAATCGAACGGAGTCTGATCTATACAAGGAGCTTCTGAAGCTTCATCGAAAAGAAGATGTAGAGAAATGGTTTAAAAAACAACTGCTAACACCACTACTTGATCGTTTTCATACAATTCACGAGTCTCAATATCAACAATTAGCTGATCGAATGATTATGTTTGTTCAGGAGCAATATGATAAACAACTGACTTTGGAATCCTGTGCCTCGTATTTGCATTATAATGCAAACTATTTGAGCACTGTTTTTAAACAAAGTACTGGGAAAACCTTCAGTGAATATGTTACGTACTATCGATTTGAGATGGCGAAGCATTTTCTATCGGAAACAACAAAACCAGTAAAAGAAATTGCTGAAAAGCTCCAATATAATAATTCCCAAAATTTCATTCGTTCTTTTAAAAAACAGGAAGATATGACACCTGGACAGTATCGTGCAGCCAACCGAAAAGATCATACGATTGGAGATAACTGA
- a CDS encoding NAD-dependent epimerase/dehydratase family protein yields MKTIILVGGAGTIGQVLAKHLATEYNVRILDQKNPNLKHSNIEYVETDALNKEDLLNKIPPNATALLNLLNTNTRNSLEEEQFEHMTNIFFRSSFYVLQAAAEKKIPKVVFASSNHVTDFYEEEGHSLLGREITTEDIPKSKGLYGVLKFASEQLGFLFSEHKQLSVINLRIGTFPKETPKEAIFKHSRVQHTLLTEQDLVQLFRLALKSNRKYGTYYAVSDNEGKPWSTQIATDDLHYRSLFNAQDVLNK; encoded by the coding sequence ATGAAAACCATTATTCTAGTTGGTGGTGCGGGAACAATCGGCCAAGTACTTGCAAAGCATTTGGCAACTGAGTATAACGTTAGGATTTTAGATCAAAAGAACCCTAATTTAAAGCACTCTAACATCGAATATGTTGAGACAGATGCTTTAAATAAGGAGGATCTTTTAAATAAAATACCCCCAAATGCAACTGCGTTGTTAAACCTTTTAAATACAAATACACGTAATAGTTTAGAGGAAGAGCAGTTTGAACACATGACCAATATCTTTTTTCGCTCAAGTTTTTATGTATTACAAGCAGCGGCGGAGAAAAAGATACCTAAGGTTGTTTTTGCCAGCTCTAACCACGTAACGGATTTTTACGAAGAAGAGGGGCATTCCTTGTTGGGAAGAGAGATCACAACTGAGGATATACCCAAATCAAAAGGATTGTATGGGGTCTTAAAGTTTGCTTCAGAGCAATTAGGTTTTCTATTCTCAGAGCATAAGCAACTTTCTGTTATCAATTTGAGGATTGGTACATTCCCGAAAGAAACGCCAAAAGAAGCCATTTTTAAACATTCTCGAGTTCAACATACGTTACTAACTGAGCAGGATCTTGTTCAACTGTTTCGGCTTGCCCTAAAGTCAAATCGTAAATATGGTACGTATTACGCAGTTTCAGATAATGAAGGAAAACCATGGTCAACCCAAATAGCAACGGACGATCTACACTATCGTTCACTATTTAATGCACAGGATGTATTAAATAAGTAG